Proteins encoded together in one Carya illinoinensis cultivar Pawnee chromosome 3, C.illinoinensisPawnee_v1, whole genome shotgun sequence window:
- the LOC122305442 gene encoding glycine-rich protein-like produces the protein MGSKAFVLLGLVLAIMLLMISSEVAARDLAETSSDQENAEFNKDIDGVNGIVDTDGSYGGGRGKYGGKRGGCYYGCCRRGYYGNRCRKCCSYAGEAMHVDAETYPSSQTPGLN, from the exons ATGGGTTCAAAGGCTTTCGTTTTGCTAGGTCTTGTGTTGGCCATTATGCTCCTCATGATCTCTTCGGAGGTAGCAGCAAGGGACCTCGCTGAGACTTCCTCTGACCAGGAAAACG CGGAGTTCAACAAAGATATTGATGGAGTCAATGGGATAGTCGATACTGATGGCAGCTATGGTGGTGGTCGAGGTAAATATGGTGGAAAACGAGGAGGCTGCTACTATGGTTGTTGTCGTCGGGGTTACTATGGAAATAGATGCAGAAAGTGCTGCTCTTATGCTGGTGAAGCTATGCATGTTGATGCAGAAACATATCCAAGCAGCCAAACCCCGGGCCTTAACTAA